Within the Thermanaeromonas toyohensis ToBE genome, the region ACGCAAAAGGGAAGCTTCCATCGCCCTTGCTACGCGATTAGTAAAGGAGGGCCGTGCCCAGGCGGTAGTTTCCGCCGGAAGTACAGGTGCCCAGATGGCGGCTGCCCTTCTTATCCTCGGCCGTAGCGGGAACATCCAACGGCCAGCTATTGCTACCCTTTTGCCCACCCTTCAAGGTCCCAAGCTACTCTTAGATGCGGGGGCTAATGTAGATTGCCGCCCCGAGCATCTCTATGAGTTTGCCCACATGGGAAGCCTCTATGCTAGCAAAATTTTGGGTGTTTCTGAACCCCGCGTGGGTCTCGTAAATATTGGGACAGAAGCTGCTAAGGGGAATGAAGTAACTTTAGCAGCTTATCAATTGCTAAAAGAAGCGGAAATTAATTTTGTAGGCAATGTAGAAGCCCGGGATCTCCCGCGTGGGGTGGCCGATGTCTACGTATGTGACGGCTTTACGGGCAATGCCTTGCTTAAATTTGGAGAAGGCCTGGCCGAGGCTTTCTTTATTAAAATTCAGAGCGAAGTAAACAAGAGCTTTACTGCCCGTTTAGGGGCAGCTCTCCTTTTGCCTACTTTACGGCGTCTTAAGCGGGAGGTGGATTATGCCGAGTACGGTGGGGCTCCCCTTTTAGGGGTTCAAGGCATCAGCATAATATGTCATGGCAGCTCCGACGAACGGGCTATTTACAACGCTATCCGAGTAGCAGTGCGTTGTGTGCAGGAAAGGCTCGTAGAGAGCCTGGGGCTACTCCCAAGAATTAATAGCGAGAGAAAGAAGGTGGAGGATTGGCAGGGTTAAAAAGGGCTGGTATTATTGGTACAGGTTCCTACTTACCAGAAAGAGTTTTGACTAATGAAGATCTGGAAAAGATAGTGGATACTAGTGACGAGTGGATACGTACCAGAACTGGTATCCGGGAGCGCCGTGTGGCTAGGGAGCAGGAGGCCGCCTCTGACTTAAGCCTAAAAGCTTCTGAGCGGGCTTTAGAGAGTGCCGGGGTAAGAGCAGAGGAGATCGAGTTAATTATTGTAGCTACGGTTACACCGGATACCCTTTTCCCAGCTACAGCCTGTCTAGTACAGGATAGGCTGGGGGCTAAAAAGGCCGCTTGTTTTGATCTTTCTGCCGGTTGTACTGGCTTTTTATACGCCTTAGGGGTAGCCCAGCAATTCGTGGCCTGTGGAACCTATCAGAAGGTTCTTGTCATTGGAGTGGATGTATTAACCAAGATTATTAACTGGGATGATAGGAGCACTTGTGTTTTGTTTGGTGATGGGGCGGGTGCAGTAGTGCTAGGGCCTGTTCCCGAAGAGGAGGGGATACTTTCCCTTTACCTAGGAGCTGACGGGAGCGGCGGTCCATTACTGGTAATGCCGGCGGGAGGTTCGAGGTTACCGGCTTCACTAGATACAGTAACGCGCAAATTGCATACTATTCACATGCAAGGCTCAGAGGTTTTTAAATTCGCGGTACGGATCATGGGAGAAGCTTCCCTGAAAGCCCTTGAGCAAGCTAGTCTGACCAAGGAAGATATAGATCTTTTGATCCCCCACCAAGCTAATATGCGCATTATAGAGGCGGGGATGAAAAGGTTGGGTTTACCGCCAGAAAAGGTTTATGTTAACCTCGATCGGTACGGCAACATGTCTAGCGCCTCTATACCTGTGGCCCTCGATGAGGCGCAAAAGCAAGGGAAGCTTGCCCGGGGTGATAACGTACTCCTCGTTTCCTTTGGTGCTGGTCTTACTTGGGGAGCGGCAGTGGTAAGATGGAGCATGGATTAAAAAGATTTGGGGAGCCAGAATGGGAAGGGGAGGCTATTTATCGTGTGGCGTACGCCCTTATGCGATCTTTTGGGCATTACCTATCCTATCCTCCAGGGTGGTATGGCCTGGGTGGCCACAGGGGAGCTGGCAGCAGCGGTCTCCTCTGCTGGAGGGTTAGGGATAATTGGGGCAGGTAACGCCCCACCGGAGATGGTTAGGCAAGAGATCCGTAAGGTCCGGGAGCGTACAGATCGTCCCTTCGGGGTAAACCTCTATTATATGTCTCCTTACATAGAAGAGCTGGTGGACCTGGTAGTGGAAGAGCGGGTGCCGGTGGTTACTACGGGAGCAGGGAATCCTGGTAAGCATCTTCCGCGGTTCCGGGAAGCCGGGATCAAGGTTATCCCTGTAGTAGCCTCTGTGGCCCTGGCTAAGCGGTTGGAACGCTTGGGTGTTGATGCTCTTATAGCCGAAGGGATGGAATGTGGGGGACATATTGGAGAGATAACCACCATGGCGCTAGTACCCCAAATTGTAGACGCTGTTAAAATACCGGTGATCGCAGCAGGAGGTATCGCTGATGGTCGCGGCTTGGCTGCAGCTTTAGCTTTAGGAGCTCAAGGGGTGCAAATGGGGACCCGTTTTATCTGCGCTAGCGAATGTACAGTACATCCCAATTACAAGGAGGCTATCTTGCGGGCTGGAGATCGGGATACGGTAGTAACCGGTGGTCATGGGCATTATGTTCGCGTCCTGCGCAATAAATTATCTCGCCAGTTTGAAGAGCTAGCTGCTCGGGGCGCTAGTTGGGAAGAAATGGATAAACTAGGTGCGGGGAAACTACGGGCAGCAGCCGTAGAGGGAGATATAGAGTATGGCTCTGTCATGGCTGGTCAAATAGCTGCTTTGGTCAAAGAGATTAAACCCGCAGCCGAAATTATTAAGGAAGTAATGGAAGAGGCTACAGCTATACTTTTCCGGCTGGGCGACATGGTAAAAGGTGGAAATTAAAGGGAGTAAAAGAAAAAATTTAAGGGAGAAAAGATTTTAAGAGATTTTAAAGGGAAAAGACAAAGAAGAGGAAAAAGATAAAGAGGAAGAAATAAAAAGGAGGAGAAACTTTGCAGGCTGGTATTGTCTTTGTATTTCCAGGCCAAGGCTCCCAGTATGTAGGTATGGGAAAGGAACTAGCCCAGGCCTTCCCTATAGCTGCCCAGACCTTTAAGGAAGCGGAGGAAACTCTAGGTTGGCCCTTAACTAAGCTTTGTTTTGAGGGCCCACCGGAGGAACTGGCCCAAACCCAGATCACCCAGCCGGCTGTTTTGGCGGTAGAGGTAGCGTGTTTGCGCGTTCTTACAGAACATGGTGTAGAGCCTCAGGCGGCGGCTGGCCATAGCTTAGGAGAATATGCAGCGCTGGTGGCAGCAGGAAGTCTAAGTTTTCCTCAGGCGTTAAAGCTCGTTGCTCGGCGGGGGGAGCTCATGGCCCAGGCTTGTGCACCAGGCAAAGGAGGCATGGTAGCTGTTTTGGGGGTTTCCGCGGCCCAGGTGGAAGAGATATGTCGACGGGTAAAGAGGGGGGTAGCAGAACCGGCTAATTATAACGCACCTGGGCAGGTAGTGGTGGCTGGGGACCAGGAGGGCTTAGAAGAACTTATGGAGTTAGCTCGAAAGGAAGGAGCCAAAAGGGTGGTACAGCTTAATGTCAGTGGTCCCTTCCATTCTAGCCTGATGAAGCCGGCTGCCGAGGGGTTGAAGGTGGAATTAGAAAGGGTCACTTTCTCCCGCCCCAGGATTCCGGTAGTCTCCAACGTTACTGCTGACTATGTCCAGGAGGTCGAAGAGATTAGGCAAAATCTAATAACCCAAGTAGCTAGCCCAGTCCGTTGGGAGGAGAGTATTAAAAGATTGATTAGCGATGGCTTCGAGATCTTTATAGAGGTAGGTCCAGGGAACGTACTGAGCGGCCTGGTACGGCGTATAGCACCTGAGGTGAAACTTGCCCGCGTGGAAGATCCGGAAACTTTGGTTAACACATTAAAGATGCTGGGGAAGGAGGGCTAGCGTGATCCTGGCCGGACAGGTAGCGGTGGTTACTGGAGCTTCACGGGGAATAGGGAGGGCTACTGCCTTAGCTTTAGCCCGCGCGGGAGCCAAGGTGGTGGTAAATTACCTAACCCAAGAAGAGGCGGCCCTGGAAGTGGTAAACCTTATTCATCAGGGAGGAGGCCAGGCCCTGGCCCTAAAGGGGGATGTGTCCCAAAAGGAGGAGGCCCAGGCCCTTATTGAAGGCGCTTTATCCGCTTTTGGAAGGGTGGACATCTTGGTAAACAATGCGGGCATTACCCGGGATAAT harbors:
- the fabK gene encoding enoyl-[acyl-carrier-protein] reductase FabK, with amino-acid sequence MWRTPLCDLLGITYPILQGGMAWVATGELAAAVSSAGGLGIIGAGNAPPEMVRQEIRKVRERTDRPFGVNLYYMSPYIEELVDLVVEERVPVVTTGAGNPGKHLPRFREAGIKVIPVVASVALAKRLERLGVDALIAEGMECGGHIGEITTMALVPQIVDAVKIPVIAAGGIADGRGLAAALALGAQGVQMGTRFICASECTVHPNYKEAILRAGDRDTVVTGGHGHYVRVLRNKLSRQFEELAARGASWEEMDKLGAGKLRAAAVEGDIEYGSVMAGQIAALVKEIKPAAEIIKEVMEEATAILFRLGDMVKGGN
- a CDS encoding beta-ketoacyl-ACP synthase III; this encodes MAGLKRAGIIGTGSYLPERVLTNEDLEKIVDTSDEWIRTRTGIRERRVAREQEAASDLSLKASERALESAGVRAEEIELIIVATVTPDTLFPATACLVQDRLGAKKAACFDLSAGCTGFLYALGVAQQFVACGTYQKVLVIGVDVLTKIINWDDRSTCVLFGDGAGAVVLGPVPEEEGILSLYLGADGSGGPLLVMPAGGSRLPASLDTVTRKLHTIHMQGSEVFKFAVRIMGEASLKALEQASLTKEDIDLLIPHQANMRIIEAGMKRLGLPPEKVYVNLDRYGNMSSASIPVALDEAQKQGKLARGDNVLLVSFGAGLTWGAAVVRWSMD
- the fabD gene encoding ACP S-malonyltransferase, producing the protein MQAGIVFVFPGQGSQYVGMGKELAQAFPIAAQTFKEAEETLGWPLTKLCFEGPPEELAQTQITQPAVLAVEVACLRVLTEHGVEPQAAAGHSLGEYAALVAAGSLSFPQALKLVARRGELMAQACAPGKGGMVAVLGVSAAQVEEICRRVKRGVAEPANYNAPGQVVVAGDQEGLEELMELARKEGAKRVVQLNVSGPFHSSLMKPAAEGLKVELERVTFSRPRIPVVSNVTADYVQEVEEIRQNLITQVASPVRWEESIKRLISDGFEIFIEVGPGNVLSGLVRRIAPEVKLARVEDPETLVNTLKMLGKEG
- the plsX gene encoding phosphate acyltransferase PlsX, yielding MKIAVDAMGGDHAPAAVVRGAVRAAEEGLAEIILVGDASAIERELKALPATKKLEVVHTEQVITNEEPPALALRRKREASIALATRLVKEGRAQAVVSAGSTGAQMAAALLILGRSGNIQRPAIATLLPTLQGPKLLLDAGANVDCRPEHLYEFAHMGSLYASKILGVSEPRVGLVNIGTEAAKGNEVTLAAYQLLKEAEINFVGNVEARDLPRGVADVYVCDGFTGNALLKFGEGLAEAFFIKIQSEVNKSFTARLGAALLLPTLRRLKREVDYAEYGGAPLLGVQGISIICHGSSDERAIYNAIRVAVRCVQERLVESLGLLPRINSERKKVEDWQG